A portion of the Streptomyces erythrochromogenes genome contains these proteins:
- a CDS encoding phosphotransferase family protein yields MATAPRPRTSTREPEELGRRLGAWLDARLPGAKVTNVSVPGSNGMSSETLLFDIEHPDTPLRACALRLAADPAAYTVFPTYDMPRQHRVMDLVAAHTDLPVPRVQWLEEDPGPLGAPFFVMARAEGRVPPDVMPYTYEGNWLHAATDAERGALQEASISLLARLHDQFPAEEAEFLLPEGEGTPLRRHVDAQRAYYAWVVGGLAPSPLIERAFARLEELWPVDEGPAVLNWGDARIGNVVYDGFTPVAVLDWEMAAYAPREVDLGWSVYLHRFFQDLTVSFGQPGLPDFLRREDLERRYAELTGHTPRDMEFHTLYAALRHAIVMLRIAYRQAHFGEVEVPADPDGLILHRASLADMVQGTYW; encoded by the coding sequence ATGGCAACCGCACCACGTCCGCGCACCTCCACCCGAGAGCCCGAGGAGCTCGGCCGCCGCCTCGGCGCCTGGCTCGACGCCCGGCTTCCCGGGGCGAAAGTCACCAATGTCTCCGTCCCCGGTTCGAACGGGATGTCCAGCGAGACCCTGCTCTTCGACATAGAGCACCCCGACACCCCGCTGCGCGCCTGCGCGCTGCGGCTCGCCGCCGACCCGGCGGCCTATACCGTCTTCCCGACGTACGACATGCCGCGCCAACACCGCGTGATGGACCTGGTCGCCGCGCACACGGACCTGCCCGTCCCGCGCGTGCAGTGGCTGGAGGAGGATCCCGGGCCGCTGGGGGCGCCGTTCTTCGTCATGGCCCGCGCCGAGGGCCGGGTCCCGCCCGACGTCATGCCCTACACCTACGAGGGCAACTGGCTGCACGCGGCGACCGACGCCGAACGCGGCGCGCTCCAGGAGGCGAGCATCTCGCTGCTGGCCCGGCTGCACGACCAGTTCCCCGCCGAGGAGGCCGAGTTCCTCCTGCCCGAGGGCGAGGGCACCCCCCTGCGCCGGCACGTGGACGCCCAACGTGCCTACTACGCCTGGGTGGTGGGCGGACTGGCGCCCTCCCCGCTGATCGAGCGGGCCTTCGCCCGTCTCGAGGAGCTGTGGCCGGTCGACGAGGGGCCCGCCGTGCTGAACTGGGGCGACGCCCGCATCGGCAACGTCGTCTACGACGGTTTCACGCCGGTGGCGGTCCTGGACTGGGAGATGGCGGCGTACGCCCCGCGCGAGGTGGACCTCGGCTGGAGCGTGTACCTCCACCGGTTCTTCCAGGACCTCACCGTCAGCTTCGGCCAGCCCGGCCTGCCGGACTTCCTGCGCCGCGAGGACCTGGAGCGCCGCTACGCCGAACTGACCGGCCACACACCGCGGGACATGGAGTTCCACACCCTCTACGCCGCCCTGCGGCACGCGATCGTCATGCTGCGCATCGCCTACCGCCAGGCCCACTTCGGCGAGGTCGAGGTCCCGGCGGACCCGGACGGCCTGATCCTGCACCGCGCCAGCCTGGCCGACATGGTGCAGGGAACGTACTGGTAG
- a CDS encoding Lrp/AsnC family transcriptional regulator, with translation MEELDRQIVDLLVRDGRMSYTDLGKATGLSTSAVHQRVRRLEQRGVIRGYAAVVDPEAVGLPLTAFISVKPFDPSAPDDIADRLSGVPEIEACHSVAGDENYILKVRVATPLELEDLLGRLRALAHVATRTTVVLSTPYEARPPRV, from the coding sequence ATGGAGGAGCTGGACCGCCAGATCGTGGATCTGCTCGTGCGGGACGGGCGGATGAGCTACACGGATCTGGGCAAGGCCACGGGACTGTCCACGTCGGCAGTCCATCAGCGGGTACGCCGACTGGAGCAGCGCGGGGTGATCCGCGGGTACGCGGCCGTGGTCGACCCGGAGGCCGTCGGCCTGCCGCTGACCGCATTCATCTCGGTCAAGCCCTTCGACCCGAGCGCCCCGGACGACATCGCCGACCGGCTGTCCGGCGTACCCGAGATCGAGGCCTGCCACAGCGTCGCGGGCGACGAGAACTACATCCTCAAGGTGCGCGTCGCCACGCCGCTGGAGCTGGAGGACCTCCTGGGCCGGCTGCGCGCCCTCGCCCACGTCGCGACCCGGACGACCGTGGTCCTCTCCACCCCCTACGAGGCGCGCCCGCCCCGTGTGTAA
- a CDS encoding amidohydrolase, translating into MTDRTAHSADAAGAPTRTVLLRGGEVHSPADPFATAMVVERGHIAWVGSEGAADAFAQGVDEVVDLGGALVTPAFTDAHVHTTSAGLALTGLDLTGARSLAAALDLVRAYAASRPADRVLLGHGWDAARWPERRAPRRGELDEAAGGRPLYLSRIDVHSAVVTTALLDLVPGVRPEGDLPLTADDHHAVRRAALAAVTPAQRAEAQRAALDRAASLGIGSLHECGGPDISSAEDFTGLLDLAAERPGPRVFGYWADRDLDLARELGAVGAAGDLFVDGALGSHTACLHAPYADASHTGTEYLDAAAVAEHVAACTEEGLQAGFHAIGDAAITAVVEGVRAAAEKVGLARIRAARHRVEHAEMMTPATIAAFAELGLTASVQPAFDAAWGGEDGMYADRLGADRARTLNPYAAMLKAGVPLAFGSDAPVTALDPWGTVRAAAFHRTPEHRVSVRAAFTAHTRGGWRALGRDDAGILVPGAPADYAVWQTGELIVQAPDDRVARWSTDPRSGTPGLPDLTPGSELPVCLATVVGGREVFVRPQG; encoded by the coding sequence ATGACTGACCGCACCGCCCACTCCGCCGACGCCGCCGGAGCACCGACCAGGACCGTCCTCCTCCGCGGGGGCGAAGTACACAGCCCCGCCGACCCCTTCGCCACGGCGATGGTCGTCGAACGCGGCCACATCGCCTGGGTCGGTTCCGAAGGCGCGGCCGACGCCTTCGCGCAGGGTGTCGACGAGGTCGTCGATCTCGGCGGGGCGCTCGTGACCCCCGCCTTCACCGACGCGCACGTCCACACGACCTCCGCGGGTCTGGCCCTGACCGGGCTGGACCTCACCGGAGCGCGCTCGCTGGCCGCCGCGCTGGACCTCGTACGCGCGTACGCGGCGAGCCGGCCCGCCGACCGGGTGCTGCTCGGGCACGGTTGGGACGCCGCCCGCTGGCCCGAGCGGCGCGCGCCGCGCCGCGGCGAGCTCGACGAGGCCGCCGGGGGCCGTCCCCTCTACCTCAGCCGCATCGACGTGCACTCGGCCGTGGTCACCACGGCCCTGCTCGACCTCGTCCCGGGGGTGCGTCCCGAAGGGGACCTGCCGCTGACCGCCGACGACCACCACGCCGTACGGCGGGCCGCGCTCGCCGCGGTCACCCCGGCCCAGCGCGCCGAGGCGCAGCGGGCCGCGCTGGACCGGGCGGCCTCCCTCGGCATCGGTTCGCTGCACGAGTGCGGCGGGCCCGACATCTCCTCCGCCGAGGACTTCACGGGCCTCCTGGACCTGGCGGCCGAGCGGCCCGGGCCGCGGGTGTTCGGGTACTGGGCCGACCGGGACCTGGACCTGGCCAGGGAGCTGGGGGCCGTCGGGGCAGCCGGCGACCTCTTCGTGGACGGCGCCCTCGGTTCGCACACCGCCTGCCTGCACGCCCCGTACGCCGACGCCTCGCACACGGGGACGGAGTACCTGGACGCGGCGGCGGTCGCCGAGCACGTGGCGGCCTGCACCGAGGAGGGCCTCCAGGCCGGCTTCCACGCCATCGGCGACGCGGCGATCACCGCGGTGGTCGAGGGTGTCCGGGCCGCCGCCGAGAAGGTCGGCCTGGCCCGGATCCGTGCGGCCCGGCACCGGGTCGAGCACGCCGAGATGATGACCCCGGCCACCATCGCCGCCTTCGCCGAGCTGGGGCTCACCGCCTCGGTGCAGCCCGCCTTCGACGCGGCGTGGGGCGGCGAGGACGGGATGTACGCCGACCGGCTCGGCGCCGACCGTGCCCGCACCCTCAACCCGTACGCGGCCATGCTGAAGGCCGGGGTGCCGCTGGCCTTCGGTTCGGACGCGCCGGTGACGGCACTCGACCCGTGGGGCACCGTCCGTGCGGCCGCCTTCCACCGGACGCCCGAGCACCGGGTCTCGGTGCGGGCCGCCTTCACCGCCCACACCCGGGGCGGCTGGCGGGCCCTGGGCCGCGACGACGCGGGGATCCTCGTCCCCGGCGCCCCGGCCGACTACGCGGTCTGGCAGACGGGCGAACTGATCGTCCAGGCCCCGGACGACCGGGTGGCCCGCTGGTCCACCGACCCCCGCTCGGGCACCCCCGGACTGCCCGATCTGACCCCCGGATCCGAACTGCCGGTGTGCCTCGCCACCGTCGTCGGCGGGCGGGAGGTATTCGTACGCCCACAGGGGTGA
- a CDS encoding polyprenol monophosphomannose synthase, producing MSDGGQRTYGPLGTALVIIPTYNEAENIGLIVGRVRAAVPEAHILVADDNSPDGTGKLADELAAGDDHVHVLHRKGKEGLGAAYLAGFVWGLDEGYGVIVEMDADGSHQPEELPRLLTALAGADLVLGSRWVPGGRVVNWPKTREFLSRGGSTYSRLMLDVPIRDVTGGYRAFRRETLEGLGLEEVASAGYCFQVDLARRAVKKGFRVVEVPITFVEREFGDSKMSKDIVVEALWRVTQWGLKAQAAKLLGKDSGKDSGKDSGKRDGGA from the coding sequence GTGAGCGACGGCGGACAGCGGACCTACGGGCCGCTCGGTACAGCCTTGGTGATCATTCCGACCTACAACGAGGCGGAGAACATCGGGCTGATCGTCGGCCGCGTCCGGGCGGCGGTTCCCGAGGCCCACATCCTGGTCGCCGACGACAACAGCCCCGACGGCACGGGCAAGCTCGCCGACGAGCTCGCGGCCGGCGACGACCACGTGCACGTCCTGCACCGCAAGGGCAAGGAGGGGCTGGGTGCCGCCTACCTCGCGGGCTTCGTCTGGGGCCTGGACGAGGGCTACGGCGTGATCGTCGAGATGGACGCCGACGGCTCCCACCAGCCCGAGGAGCTGCCCCGCCTGTTGACCGCACTGGCCGGCGCCGACCTGGTCCTGGGCTCGCGCTGGGTGCCGGGCGGCCGCGTGGTCAACTGGCCCAAGACCCGTGAGTTCCTCTCGCGCGGCGGTTCGACGTACTCCCGGCTGATGCTGGACGTCCCGATCCGGGACGTGACCGGCGGCTACCGCGCCTTCCGGCGCGAGACCCTGGAGGGTCTGGGCCTGGAGGAGGTGGCCTCCGCGGGCTACTGCTTCCAGGTGGACCTGGCCCGCAGGGCCGTGAAGAAGGGTTTCCGCGTGGTGGAGGTCCCCATCACGTTCGTCGAGCGTGAGTTCGGCGACAGCAAGATGAGCAAGGACATCGTCGTGGAGGCCCTCTGGCGGGTCACCCAGTGGGGCCTCAAGGCCCAGGCGGCCAAGCTGCTGGGCAAGGACAGCGGCAAGGACAGCGGCAAGGACTCCGGCAAGCGGGACGGCGGCGCCTGA
- the fxsA gene encoding FxsA family membrane protein — protein sequence MTTGTGSLRTGTPTAPRRRSPARTFLPLAIAAWLILEIWLLGMVADAAGGLAVAALIAGGLVVGAVVIKRAGRRAFKNLTDTFQQAQQGQQPTPQQPGQGNGLTMLAGLLLMLPGLLSDVAGLLLLLPPVRAWVGRRATRSLERKMAAAPAGSFGDAFQQARIHYPDGKIVQGEVVREDRPGPQDGPDTTHRPPLTP from the coding sequence ATGACGACCGGCACTGGATCCCTGCGAACGGGCACCCCGACGGCCCCCCGTCGGCGCTCGCCCGCCCGAACCTTCCTCCCACTGGCCATCGCCGCCTGGCTGATCCTGGAGATCTGGCTGCTCGGCATGGTCGCCGACGCGGCCGGCGGCCTGGCCGTGGCCGCGCTGATCGCCGGCGGACTGGTCGTGGGCGCGGTGGTCATCAAGCGTGCCGGGCGCCGGGCCTTCAAGAACCTAACGGACACCTTCCAGCAGGCCCAGCAGGGGCAGCAGCCCACCCCGCAGCAGCCCGGCCAGGGCAACGGCCTGACCATGCTGGCCGGCCTGCTCCTCATGCTGCCCGGCCTGCTCTCCGACGTCGCGGGCCTGCTCCTGCTGCTCCCGCCCGTCCGGGCCTGGGTCGGCCGCAGGGCCACTCGTTCCCTGGAGCGGAAGATGGCCGCGGCCCCCGCCGGCAGCTTCGGCGACGCCTTCCAGCAGGCTCGTATCCACTACCCCGACGGCAAGATCGTCCAGGGTGAGGTCGTCCGCGAGGACCGGCCGGGCCCCCAGGACGGCCCGGACACCACGCACCGCCCGCCGCTGACGCCTTAG
- a CDS encoding RNA polymerase-binding protein RbpA, whose protein sequence is MSERALRGTRLVVTSYETDRGIDLAPRQAVEYACQNGHRFEMPFSVEAEIPPEWECKACGAMALLVDGDGPEEKKGKPARTHWDMLMERRTREELEEVLAERLAVLRSGAMNIAVHPRDSRKSA, encoded by the coding sequence ATGAGTGAGCGAGCTCTCCGCGGTACGCGCCTCGTGGTTACCAGCTACGAGACGGACCGCGGCATCGATCTGGCCCCGCGCCAGGCGGTGGAGTACGCATGCCAGAACGGACATCGATTTGAGATGCCGTTCTCGGTTGAGGCAGAGATTCCGCCGGAGTGGGAGTGCAAGGCGTGCGGCGCCATGGCACTCCTGGTTGACGGGGACGGGCCCGAAGAGAAGAAGGGCAAGCCTGCGCGAACGCACTGGGACATGCTCATGGAGCGACGCACTCGCGAGGAGCTGGAGGAAGTGCTGGCCGAAAGGCTGGCGGTCCTGCGCTCCGGCGCCATGAACATTGCCGTGCATCCGCGGGACAGCCGCAAGTCCGCCTGA
- a CDS encoding MFS transporter, with product MSADNSSRTEEAEPGAEDGRAANDKGAAASRKREQSGWYFYDFAVSVYSASVVTVFLGPYLTELARAAADDEGFVHPLGIPVRAGSFFAYSVSASVILAVLLMPLAGAVADRTGRKKPLLAVAAYTGAAATTAMFFLGGERYLLGGFLLIVANASLSVSMVLYNAYLPQISTPDERDTVSSRGWAFGYTAGSVMLVMNLALYLGHDAFGVSEGMAVRICLASAGLWWGAFALIPLRRLRDRAVVRDPGAAAAVSGWKQLVATFKDMRRYPLTLSFLLAYLIYNDGVQTVISQASIYGSEELELEQGTLIGAVLLVQVLAVGGALGMGRLARIYGAKRTILGSLAAWAVTLGVGYFLPARTPVWFFVLAAMIGLVLGGSQALSRSLFSHLVPAGKEAEYFSAYEMSDRGLSWVGPLVFGLTYQVTGSYRDAIISLVAFFALGFLLLARVPVRRAVEAAGNPVPERL from the coding sequence GTGAGCGCGGACAACAGCAGCAGGACCGAGGAAGCGGAACCCGGGGCGGAGGACGGCAGAGCCGCCAACGACAAGGGGGCCGCCGCCTCGCGCAAGCGCGAGCAGAGCGGCTGGTACTTCTACGACTTCGCCGTCTCCGTGTATTCGGCGAGCGTGGTGACGGTGTTCCTCGGGCCGTACCTCACAGAGCTGGCCAGAGCCGCCGCGGACGACGAGGGCTTCGTGCACCCGCTGGGCATACCGGTGCGGGCCGGGTCCTTCTTCGCCTACTCGGTCTCGGCCTCGGTGATCCTGGCCGTCCTGCTGATGCCGCTCGCGGGCGCGGTCGCGGACCGGACGGGCCGCAAGAAGCCCCTTCTGGCGGTGGCCGCGTACACGGGGGCCGCGGCGACGACCGCGATGTTCTTCCTGGGCGGCGAGCGGTACCTGCTGGGCGGCTTCCTGCTGATCGTGGCGAACGCCTCGCTGTCCGTGTCAATGGTGCTCTACAACGCCTACCTGCCGCAGATCTCCACTCCGGACGAGCGGGACACGGTGTCCTCGCGCGGCTGGGCCTTCGGGTACACCGCCGGCTCGGTGATGCTGGTGATGAACCTGGCCCTCTATCTGGGCCACGACGCCTTCGGCGTCTCCGAGGGCATGGCCGTGCGGATCTGCCTGGCCTCCGCGGGCCTGTGGTGGGGCGCCTTCGCCCTGATCCCGCTGCGCCGGCTGCGCGACCGCGCCGTGGTCCGGGACCCGGGGGCGGCGGCGGCCGTCAGCGGATGGAAGCAGCTGGTCGCCACCTTCAAGGACATGCGGCGCTACCCGCTGACCCTGTCGTTCCTCCTCGCGTACCTGATCTACAACGACGGCGTGCAGACGGTGATCTCCCAGGCCTCCATCTACGGCTCGGAGGAGCTGGAGCTGGAACAGGGCACCCTCATCGGGGCGGTGCTGCTGGTTCAGGTCCTGGCGGTCGGCGGCGCGCTGGGCATGGGCCGGCTGGCTCGGATCTACGGTGCCAAGCGGACGATCCTGGGCTCGCTGGCCGCGTGGGCGGTGACGCTGGGGGTCGGCTACTTCCTGCCGGCGCGGACGCCGGTGTGGTTCTTCGTCCTGGCCGCCATGATCGGCCTGGTGCTGGGCGGCAGCCAGGCGCTGTCGCGCTCGCTGTTCTCGCACCTGGTGCCCGCGGGCAAGGAGGCCGAGTACTTCTCGGCGTACGAGATGAGCGACCGCGGTCTGAGCTGGGTGGGACCGCTGGTCTTCGGCCTGACCTACCAGGTGACGGGGAGCTACCGGGACGCGATCATCTCGCTGGTGGCCTTCTTCGCACTGGGGTTCCTGCTGCTCGCGCGAGTGCCGGTGCGGCGCGCGGTGGAGGCGGCGGGCAATCCTGTACCGGAGCGCCTCTGA
- a CDS encoding glycerophosphodiester phosphodiesterase family protein, protein MTHVRLRHPYLDHPAPIPFAHRGGAADGLENTAAAFRRAAGAGYRYFETDVHATADGKLVAFHDSTLDRVTDGRGRIAELPWKQVREARVGGTEPLSLFEELLEEFPDARWNIDVKAESALHPLVNLIARTGIWDRVCVGSFSESRVARAQKIAGPRLATSYGVRGVVGLRLRSYAIPAALRVGAVAAQVPETQAGIRVVDRRFVRTAHERGLQVHVWTVNEPERMEALLDLGVDGIMTDHIDMLRTVLDRRGAWV, encoded by the coding sequence GTGACGCACGTACGCCTTCGCCATCCGTATCTGGACCACCCGGCTCCGATCCCCTTCGCACACCGGGGAGGTGCCGCGGACGGGCTGGAGAACACCGCCGCGGCGTTCCGCCGGGCCGCCGGGGCGGGCTACCGGTACTTCGAGACCGATGTGCACGCCACTGCCGACGGCAAGCTCGTCGCCTTCCACGACTCCACCCTGGACCGGGTCACCGACGGGCGGGGCCGGATCGCCGAGCTGCCCTGGAAGCAGGTCCGCGAGGCCCGGGTCGGGGGGACCGAGCCCCTGTCGCTCTTCGAGGAGCTGCTGGAGGAGTTCCCGGACGCCCGCTGGAACATCGACGTCAAGGCCGAATCGGCGCTGCACCCGCTGGTCAACCTGATCGCGCGCACCGGGATCTGGGACCGGGTCTGCGTGGGCTCCTTCTCGGAGAGCCGGGTGGCCCGCGCCCAGAAGATCGCCGGCCCGCGGCTGGCGACCTCGTACGGCGTGCGCGGGGTGGTCGGGCTGCGGCTGCGCTCGTACGCGATCCCGGCGGCGCTGCGCGTCGGGGCGGTGGCGGCCCAGGTTCCGGAGACCCAGGCGGGCATCCGCGTGGTCGACCGGCGCTTCGTCAGGACCGCGCACGAGCGGGGCCTGCAGGTCCACGTGTGGACCGTGAACGAACCGGAACGTATGGAGGCTCTCCTCGACCTGGGTGTCGATGGCATCATGACCGACCACATCGACATGTTGCGCACGGTGCTGGACCGGCGCGGCGCCTGGGTCTGA
- a CDS encoding SCO1417 family PLP biosynthesis transcription factor, with amino-acid sequence MAEWTSAVGAAQLARLITSQQERTSVPGARKPPAYRTLADGIRLLVLEGRVPVAARLPAERELAVALSLSRTTVAAAYEALRGEGFLESRRGAGSWTSVPAGNPLPARGLEPLPPESLGSMIDLGCAALPAPEPWLTRAVQGALEELPPYAHTHGDYPAGLPALRRMLADRYTEQGIPTMPEQIMVTTGAMGAIDAICSLFAGRGERIAVESPSYANILQLMRAAGVRLVPVAMGDGLTGWDMDVWRQVLRDSAPRLAYVVADFHNPTGALASEDQRRTMVEAARSAGTVLVADETMLELQLEPDLEMPRPVCSFDPAGSTVITVGSASKAFWAGMRIGWVRAAPDVIRSLVAARAYADLGTPVLEQLAVNWLMRTGGWQEAVEIRRQQARENRDALVAAVRRELPGWEFEVPAGGLTLWARAGGLSGSRLAEVGERVGVRVPSGPRFGVDGAFEGYVRLPFTVGGPVADEAASRLAAAASLVGRGAGDSGAEPPRTFVA; translated from the coding sequence ATGGCCGAATGGACCTCAGCGGTCGGTGCCGCTCAGCTCGCCCGCCTCATCACCTCGCAGCAGGAGCGGACCTCCGTACCGGGCGCCCGCAAGCCGCCCGCCTACCGCACCCTCGCCGACGGCATCCGGCTGCTCGTCCTGGAGGGCCGCGTCCCGGTCGCCGCCCGGCTCCCCGCCGAGCGCGAACTCGCCGTCGCCCTGTCCCTCAGCCGCACCACGGTCGCCGCCGCCTACGAGGCCCTGCGCGGGGAGGGCTTCCTCGAATCCCGCCGGGGCGCCGGCAGCTGGACCTCCGTCCCGGCCGGCAACCCGCTGCCCGCCCGGGGTCTGGAGCCGCTGCCCCCCGAGTCCCTCGGCTCGATGATCGACCTCGGCTGCGCCGCCCTCCCCGCCCCCGAACCCTGGCTGACCAGGGCCGTCCAGGGAGCCCTGGAGGAACTGCCGCCGTACGCGCACACGCACGGGGACTACCCGGCGGGCCTGCCGGCGCTGCGCCGGATGCTCGCCGACCGCTACACCGAGCAGGGCATCCCCACCATGCCCGAGCAGATCATGGTGACCACCGGGGCCATGGGGGCCATCGACGCCATCTGCAGCCTCTTCGCCGGGCGCGGCGAGCGGATCGCCGTCGAGTCCCCCTCCTACGCCAACATCCTCCAGCTCATGCGCGCCGCCGGGGTCCGGCTCGTACCGGTCGCCATGGGCGACGGGCTGACGGGCTGGGACATGGACGTCTGGCGGCAGGTCCTGCGCGACTCCGCCCCGCGCCTCGCCTACGTGGTGGCCGACTTCCACAACCCCACCGGAGCCCTCGCCTCCGAGGACCAGCGCCGCACGATGGTCGAAGCGGCCCGTTCCGCGGGCACCGTCCTCGTCGCCGACGAGACCATGCTCGAACTCCAGCTGGAGCCCGACCTGGAGATGCCCCGCCCGGTCTGCTCGTTCGACCCGGCCGGCAGCACCGTGATCACCGTGGGCTCCGCCAGCAAGGCCTTCTGGGCGGGCATGCGGATCGGCTGGGTCCGCGCGGCCCCCGACGTGATCCGCAGCCTGGTCGCGGCCCGCGCCTACGCCGACCTCGGCACGCCGGTGCTGGAACAGCTCGCGGTGAACTGGCTGATGCGGACCGGCGGCTGGCAGGAGGCGGTGGAGATCCGCAGGCAGCAGGCCCGGGAGAACCGCGACGCACTGGTCGCGGCGGTCCGGCGGGAACTCCCGGGGTGGGAGTTCGAGGTCCCGGCAGGCGGCCTGACGCTGTGGGCCCGTGCGGGCGGCCTGTCCGGCTCCCGGCTGGCCGAGGTGGGCGAGCGGGTCGGCGTCCGGGTCCCCTCGGGCCCGAGGTTCGGCGTGGACGGGGCCTTCGAGGGCTACGTCCGGCTGCCGTTCACGGTGGGCGGACCCGTGGCCGACGAGGCCGCCAGCCGCCTGGCGGCGGCCGCGAGCCTGGTCGGCAGGGGTGCGGGCGACAGCGGCGCAGAACCCCCGCGCACGTTCGTGGCGTAG
- a CDS encoding P-loop NTPase family protein, which translates to MARRPLPRILSSGTASLARGRDFARTAADSATDVLHPLLVIGRGLRILAAAGRRRWSETPKDKRGPALFLGAACVLVVALVPYGPLLALMTIMAAAAWHGRDRTPVKTGPSEAEAERLGSLYEALVPYFSIPEDPSPLFAHGGEWDKAFSGYEFDEAGRLTRLHIRYPAYFTDGEAASRARIEALLHAKSGRGREYLFDWDEEGNQLDLSVLAALPTGIAAQPFVTSPGESVLGFTDSVSVQRTLPVLEGEQPRDVPPVVWRTGPRSTEPHLLAVGQPGSGTSTLLRSLALQALRHGGDVLIVDGGGSGEYACLSGRAGVLAVECGPVGAVATLEWAAQETERRLIATHRAREAGRPAPEDTRRPLWILLDQPSVLAHLAVAEGGPDPMTHLQVPLRHGRPAHVTVVVAEQFDHLEVLHDAVWQHTRARIVLGPASIQQISDVLGLPPHTTPTTLVPPGRGYARLGTGPVHRLQVPATPDPYDEATHPAHRQAVLELLPERQQGPGPAMAKAVGAAALDAPERP; encoded by the coding sequence GTGGCCCGGCGCCCACTTCCCCGCATTCTCAGCAGCGGCACCGCGTCGCTGGCCCGGGGCCGCGACTTCGCTCGCACGGCCGCCGACAGTGCCACGGACGTCCTCCATCCGCTCCTCGTCATCGGCCGCGGCCTGCGCATCCTGGCCGCGGCCGGGCGGCGCAGATGGTCCGAGACCCCCAAGGACAAGCGCGGTCCCGCCCTGTTCCTGGGCGCCGCCTGCGTCCTCGTGGTCGCACTCGTCCCCTACGGCCCGCTCCTCGCCCTGATGACCATCATGGCGGCGGCGGCCTGGCACGGGCGCGACCGCACCCCGGTGAAGACCGGACCCAGCGAGGCGGAGGCCGAACGGCTCGGCTCCCTCTACGAAGCCCTCGTGCCGTACTTCTCCATCCCGGAGGACCCCAGTCCGCTCTTCGCCCACGGCGGGGAGTGGGACAAGGCCTTCAGCGGCTACGAGTTCGACGAGGCGGGCCGGCTCACCCGGCTCCACATCCGCTACCCGGCCTACTTCACCGACGGCGAGGCCGCCTCACGGGCCCGGATCGAGGCACTGCTGCACGCCAAGTCCGGGCGCGGACGGGAGTACCTCTTCGACTGGGACGAGGAGGGCAACCAGCTCGACCTGAGTGTGCTGGCGGCGCTGCCGACGGGCATCGCCGCCCAGCCGTTCGTCACCTCCCCCGGCGAGAGCGTGCTCGGCTTCACCGACTCCGTAAGCGTGCAGCGGACCCTGCCCGTGCTGGAGGGCGAGCAGCCCCGCGACGTCCCGCCGGTCGTCTGGCGCACCGGCCCCCGCTCCACCGAACCCCACCTGCTCGCCGTCGGCCAGCCCGGCAGCGGCACCTCCACCCTGCTCCGCTCCCTCGCCCTGCAGGCCCTGCGGCACGGCGGCGACGTCCTGATCGTCGACGGCGGCGGCAGCGGCGAGTACGCCTGCCTGTCCGGCCGGGCGGGCGTCCTCGCCGTGGAGTGCGGGCCGGTCGGCGCGGTGGCCACCCTGGAGTGGGCCGCGCAGGAGACCGAACGCCGGCTCATCGCCACCCACCGGGCCCGCGAGGCCGGCCGGCCCGCGCCGGAGGACACCCGGCGCCCGCTGTGGATCCTGCTGGACCAGCCGAGCGTGCTCGCGCACCTCGCGGTGGCCGAGGGCGGACCGGACCCCATGACCCACCTCCAGGTGCCGCTGCGGCACGGGCGGCCCGCGCACGTCACGGTCGTCGTGGCCGAACAGTTCGACCACCTGGAGGTGCTGCACGACGCCGTGTGGCAGCACACGCGCGCGCGGATCGTGCTCGGGCCCGCCTCGATCCAGCAGATCTCCGACGTGCTGGGGCTGCCGCCGCACACCACGCCCACGACCCTGGTGCCGCCGGGGCGGGGGTACGCGCGGCTCGGCACGGGGCCGGTGCACCGGCTCCAGGTGCCGGCGACCCCGGACCCGTACGACGAGGCCACGCACCCGGCCCACCGGCAGGCCGTGCTGGAGCTCCTGCCGGAGCGGCAGCAGGGGCCGGGGCCGGCCATGGCCAAGGCGGTGGGGGCGGCGGCGCTGGACGCACCGGAGCGGCCGTAG
- a CDS encoding ankyrin repeat domain-containing protein — MSEHPEGTSPEGPDEDVIELATKIFDLARQGDRARLAACLDAGVPANLTNDRGDTLVMLAAYHGHADTVTALLARGAEADRANDRGQTPLAGAVFKGEEAVIRALLAGGADPNAGTPSAVDTARMFAKADLLELFGAQ; from the coding sequence ATGAGCGAGCACCCCGAAGGCACCTCTCCGGAAGGCCCCGACGAGGACGTCATCGAGCTGGCGACCAAGATCTTCGATCTCGCCCGCCAGGGTGACAGAGCCCGGCTCGCCGCGTGCCTCGACGCCGGGGTCCCGGCGAACCTCACCAACGACCGCGGCGACACCCTCGTCATGCTCGCGGCCTACCATGGCCACGCCGACACCGTCACCGCCCTGCTGGCCCGCGGCGCCGAGGCGGACCGTGCCAACGACCGCGGCCAGACCCCGCTCGCCGGCGCGGTCTTCAAGGGCGAGGAGGCGGTGATCCGCGCGCTGCTCGCCGGAGGGGCCGACCCGAACGCCGGAACCCCCTCCGCGGTGGACACGGCGCGCATGTTCGCCAAGGCCGACCTGCTGGAACTCTTCGGAGCCCAGTAG